The Nocardioides humi genome includes a region encoding these proteins:
- a CDS encoding PaaX family transcriptional regulator C-terminal domain-containing protein: protein MAAPTLKPVTTRSALLTLLLGAEVARLSTRELVAGASIVGFAEPTVRVALSRMAAAGDVVRDADGGYRLSDRLVARQRRQEEAAHPSLRDWDGTWELVAVTTAGRTASERADLRATLSELRLAELREGLWTRPANLDLTWPGVVAEVCERFTGAAPAADPAGLAARLWDLDAWAAAARRLLDATATDDPVLRFTACATSGRHLLADPVLPAALLPADWPGDALRASHVAYKQWVVDMRRSLTDAAG, encoded by the coding sequence ATGGCCGCTCCCACCCTCAAGCCCGTCACCACCCGCTCCGCCCTGCTCACGCTGCTGCTGGGAGCGGAGGTCGCGCGGCTGAGCACGCGCGAGCTGGTGGCGGGGGCGTCGATCGTGGGCTTCGCGGAGCCGACGGTGCGGGTCGCGCTGTCCCGGATGGCCGCCGCAGGCGACGTCGTACGGGATGCGGACGGCGGATACCGCCTGTCCGACCGGCTGGTCGCCCGCCAGCGCCGGCAGGAGGAGGCCGCCCACCCGTCGCTGCGGGACTGGGACGGGACCTGGGAGCTGGTGGCCGTCACCACCGCGGGGCGTACGGCGAGCGAGCGGGCCGACCTGCGTGCGACGCTGTCCGAGCTCCGGCTCGCCGAGCTCCGCGAGGGCCTGTGGACCCGCCCCGCCAACCTGGACCTGACCTGGCCGGGCGTCGTCGCCGAGGTGTGCGAGCGCTTCACCGGCGCCGCCCCCGCGGCCGACCCCGCCGGGCTCGCGGCCCGGCTCTGGGACCTCGACGCCTGGGCCGCGGCCGCGCGGCGGCTGCTGGACGCGACGGCCACCGACGACCCGGTGCTCCGGTTCACCGCCTGCGCCACCTCCGGGCGCCACCTGCTCGCCGATCCCGTGCTGCCCGCAGCCCTGCTCCCCGCCGACTGGCCGGGCGACGCGCTGCGGGCCTCCCACGTCGCCTACAAGCAGTGGGTGGTCGACATGCGGCGCAGCCTCACCGACGCCGCCGGCTGA
- a CDS encoding SDR family oxidoreductase — MTEKRLVGRTLMMSGGSRGIGLAIGLAAAREGANIVLLAKTDVPDPRLPGTVHTAAAEIEAAGGQALAVVGDVRDEASVEDAVARAVERFGGIDICVNNASAIALDGTDQLPVKRFDLMTQIQLRGTYLLTRACLPHLREGAHPHILSLSPPLNLAPEWLGRHPAYTLAKYGMSLLTLGWAAEYADAGIAANCLWPQTLIATAAVQNLLGGDAAMQRARTPEIMADAAIAVLTRPAREYTGHAVLDVDVLAEAGVTDLSAYGGTGDLEYDIFVDPPR, encoded by the coding sequence ATGACGGAGAAGCGACTCGTGGGACGGACCCTGATGATGTCCGGCGGCAGCCGGGGGATCGGGCTGGCGATCGGGCTGGCGGCGGCGCGCGAGGGCGCCAACATCGTGCTCCTGGCGAAGACCGACGTGCCGGACCCCCGGCTCCCGGGCACCGTGCACACGGCGGCCGCGGAGATCGAGGCGGCCGGCGGCCAGGCGCTCGCGGTCGTCGGCGACGTCCGCGACGAGGCGTCGGTCGAGGACGCCGTCGCCCGCGCGGTCGAGCGCTTCGGCGGCATCGACATCTGCGTCAACAACGCCTCCGCGATCGCGCTCGACGGCACCGACCAGCTGCCCGTGAAGCGCTTCGACCTGATGACCCAGATCCAGCTCCGCGGCACCTACCTGCTCACCCGCGCCTGCCTGCCGCACCTCCGCGAGGGCGCCCATCCCCACATCCTGTCGCTGAGCCCGCCGCTCAACCTGGCGCCCGAATGGCTCGGCAGGCACCCGGCGTACACGCTCGCGAAGTACGGCATGTCGCTGCTCACCCTCGGCTGGGCGGCGGAGTACGCCGACGCCGGCATCGCCGCGAACTGCCTGTGGCCGCAGACCCTGATCGCCACCGCCGCCGTGCAGAACCTGCTCGGCGGCGACGCGGCGATGCAGCGCGCACGGACGCCGGAGATCATGGCCGACGCCGCGATCGCGGTCCTGACCCGGCCGGCCCGGGAGTACACCGGCCATGCGGTGCTCGACGTCGACGTGCTGGCCGAGGCCGGCGTCACCGACCTGTCGGCGTACGGCGGCACCGGGGACCTGGAGTACGACATCTTCGTCGACCCGCCCCGGTAG
- a CDS encoding DUF7168 domain-containing protein yields MPDTREVYAAEDLFAGWLDQAGRSPGTPLRIRVGAALETFEPETEPRFTDPAHVQEFVDRVLAHLRATGSRYDDGAGLDLAGVPLAVRARRGHTRAHYAYDELPARGVVAIPPREVGGAWSLRGAVVLHEVAHHLAGPVGHGPEFRTTHLRLLEDLGMPVLADLLHTAYRLHGLDTGVDGEDRTLLRIGRLLRQAERTSNAAEREAFFAKAQSLATRHQIALAVARASAGAEERREEPTWETVLIGESGKRSLARYVRLILEIARANDVRVAIYTSNTRVTLYGFPSDIAVVQALYATLVTQMVADGDAHLRSGAHKADQREVWNVRRRRWELKPVHGSTARAAFYEAWADHIGERLAAAREEARATAIAADAADAPLAEGPTSTELAIRAREVEVVDYFGQMQRDHGIRGTWKGAAQAGHAAPGSRDAGTRAAARARLGTERAIEG; encoded by the coding sequence ATGCCCGACACCCGCGAGGTCTACGCCGCCGAGGACCTGTTCGCCGGCTGGCTGGACCAGGCCGGCCGCTCGCCCGGCACGCCGCTGCGGATCCGGGTCGGCGCCGCGCTGGAGACCTTCGAGCCGGAGACGGAGCCCCGCTTCACCGACCCGGCGCACGTGCAGGAGTTCGTCGACCGGGTGCTGGCCCACCTGCGCGCCACCGGCAGCCGGTACGACGACGGCGCCGGCCTCGACCTGGCCGGAGTGCCGCTGGCGGTCCGCGCGCGGCGGGGCCACACCCGCGCCCACTACGCGTACGACGAGCTGCCCGCGCGCGGCGTCGTGGCGATCCCGCCGCGGGAGGTCGGGGGCGCCTGGTCGCTGCGGGGCGCGGTGGTGCTGCACGAGGTCGCCCACCACCTGGCGGGGCCGGTCGGGCACGGGCCGGAGTTCCGCACGACGCACCTCCGGCTGCTGGAGGACCTCGGGATGCCGGTGCTCGCCGACCTGCTCCACACGGCCTACCGGCTGCACGGCCTCGACACCGGCGTCGACGGCGAGGACCGCACCCTGCTGCGGATCGGCCGGCTGCTGCGCCAGGCCGAGCGCACCTCCAACGCCGCCGAGCGGGAGGCCTTCTTCGCGAAGGCGCAGTCGCTCGCGACCCGGCACCAGATCGCGCTCGCGGTGGCCCGGGCCAGCGCCGGGGCCGAGGAGAGACGGGAGGAGCCGACCTGGGAGACGGTGCTGATCGGCGAGTCCGGCAAGCGCTCGCTGGCCCGCTACGTCCGGCTGATCCTGGAGATCGCCCGCGCCAACGACGTGCGGGTGGCGATCTACACCAGCAACACCCGGGTCACGCTCTACGGCTTCCCCTCCGACATCGCGGTCGTCCAGGCGCTCTACGCCACGCTGGTCACGCAGATGGTGGCCGACGGCGACGCCCACCTGCGCTCCGGCGCCCACAAGGCCGACCAGCGGGAGGTGTGGAACGTCCGGCGCCGGCGGTGGGAGCTGAAGCCGGTGCACGGGTCGACCGCGCGGGCGGCGTTCTACGAGGCGTGGGCCGACCACATCGGCGAGCGGCTGGCGGCGGCCCGCGAGGAGGCCCGCGCCACGGCGATCGCCGCGGACGCCGCCGACGCGCCCCTCGCCGAGGGCCCGACCTCGACCGAGCTCGCGATCCGGGCCCGCGAGGTCGAGGTGGTCGACTACTTCGGGCAGATGCAGCGCGACCACGGCATCCGCGGCACCTGGAAGGGCGCCGCCCAGGCGGGGCACGCCGCCCCCGGCTCCCGCGACGCCGGCACCCGCGCCGCCGCGCGCGCCCGCCTCGGGACCGAGCGCGCGATCGAGGGCTGA
- a CDS encoding acyltransferase: protein MLDPRRPLRRLLNRSVHAAWRWAEHRGDVSPGTALADEFGDFGSGSCLAFPLSAVVNAAAIHIGRDTLIGKYATLSVGYGPTQPVLPERALVIGDRCVLGARVCVTAHESIEIGDDVWFGQDVFVSDASHGYQDPDVPIGRQFGAHQPVRIGSGSWIGHGAMVLPGTTIGRNVVVAAGSVVRGEVPDHAVVGGVPARLIRRLEADGSWTRVRDEAPTLAP, encoded by the coding sequence GTGCTCGATCCCCGGCGCCCGCTCCGGCGCCTCCTCAACCGCTCCGTCCACGCGGCCTGGCGCTGGGCCGAGCACCGCGGCGACGTCTCGCCCGGGACGGCGCTGGCCGACGAGTTCGGCGACTTCGGCTCCGGCTCCTGCCTGGCCTTCCCCCTGTCGGCGGTCGTCAACGCCGCGGCGATCCACATCGGCCGGGACACCCTGATCGGCAAGTACGCCACCTTGTCGGTCGGCTACGGCCCGACCCAGCCGGTGCTGCCCGAGCGGGCGCTGGTGATCGGCGACCGCTGCGTCCTCGGCGCCCGGGTCTGCGTCACCGCCCACGAGTCGATCGAGATCGGCGACGACGTCTGGTTCGGGCAGGACGTGTTCGTCTCCGACGCCAGCCACGGCTACCAGGACCCGGACGTCCCGATCGGCCGCCAGTTCGGCGCGCACCAGCCGGTGCGGATCGGCTCCGGCTCGTGGATCGGGCACGGCGCGATGGTCCTCCCGGGCACCACCATCGGCCGCAACGTCGTGGTCGCGGCGGGCTCGGTGGTGCGCGGGGAGGTGCCCGACCACGCCGTCGTCGGCGGCGTGCCGGCCCGGCTGATCCGGCGCCTGGAGGCCGACGGCAGCTGGACCCGTGTGCGCGACGAGGCGCCTACCCTGGCTCCATGA
- a CDS encoding hemolysin family protein, translating to MTAWLLLGLAILLVLACGLFVAAEFAFVTVDRGQVDRAAADGDAAAIGLQKALRSLSTQLSGAQVGITITNLAIGFLAEPAIAELLRDPLEAAGVADSAVRPVGVALGLTLSTLLTMLIGELVPKNVAIALPLATARLTQRPMRAFTALCRGPIRVLNGSANAIVRRLGVEPQEELRSARSSTELASLIQHSADEGTLDADTAELMERSVEFGTRTAGEIMTPRVRTRSLEANDRASAVIALARESGNSRFPVLDDSDAVVGTVHVKNAVALPLHERATTKVKHLMAKPILVPDSLRLDPLLALLRADGFQMAIVLDEYGDHAGIVTLEDVIEEIVGDIADEHDRLGSRGRLRRDGTWSLSGLLRPDEVEDLTGVELPENEDYDTVAGLVLKLLGRIPQTGDAAVVPLPATGEDDDEPLRRAVLTVDHMDGLRVDRISMRVEEVETDG from the coding sequence ATGACCGCCTGGCTGCTGCTGGGGCTCGCCATCCTCCTGGTGCTCGCCTGCGGACTGTTCGTCGCAGCGGAGTTCGCCTTCGTCACCGTCGACCGCGGCCAGGTCGACCGGGCCGCCGCGGACGGCGACGCCGCCGCGATCGGCCTGCAGAAGGCGCTCCGCTCGCTGTCGACCCAGCTCTCCGGCGCCCAGGTCGGCATCACGATCACCAACCTCGCCATCGGCTTCCTGGCCGAGCCCGCGATCGCCGAGCTGCTGCGCGACCCCCTGGAGGCGGCGGGCGTCGCGGACAGCGCCGTGCGCCCGGTCGGGGTCGCCCTCGGCCTGACCCTGAGCACGCTGCTGACGATGCTGATCGGCGAGCTGGTCCCCAAGAACGTCGCCATCGCGCTCCCGCTCGCCACGGCCCGGCTGACCCAGCGCCCGATGCGGGCCTTCACCGCCCTGTGCCGCGGCCCGATCCGGGTCCTCAACGGCAGCGCCAACGCGATCGTGCGCCGGCTCGGCGTCGAGCCCCAGGAGGAGCTGCGCTCCGCGCGCAGCTCCACCGAGCTCGCCTCCCTCATCCAGCACTCCGCCGACGAGGGCACCCTGGACGCCGACACCGCCGAACTGATGGAGCGCTCGGTCGAGTTCGGCACCCGCACCGCCGGCGAGATCATGACGCCGCGGGTGCGGACCCGCTCCCTCGAGGCCAACGACCGCGCCAGCGCCGTGATCGCCCTGGCCCGCGAGTCCGGCAACTCCCGCTTCCCCGTCCTCGACGACTCCGACGCGGTCGTCGGCACCGTCCACGTCAAGAACGCCGTGGCGCTGCCGCTGCACGAGCGGGCCACGACCAAGGTGAAGCACCTGATGGCCAAGCCGATCCTGGTGCCCGACTCGCTGCGCCTCGACCCGCTGCTCGCGCTGCTGCGCGCCGACGGCTTCCAGATGGCCATCGTCCTCGACGAGTACGGCGACCACGCCGGCATCGTGACCCTCGAGGACGTGATCGAGGAGATCGTCGGCGACATCGCCGACGAGCACGACCGGCTCGGCAGCCGCGGCCGGCTGCGCCGCGACGGCACCTGGTCGCTGTCCGGCCTGCTGCGGCCCGACGAGGTCGAGGACCTCACCGGCGTCGAGCTGCCCGAGAACGAGGACTACGACACCGTGGCCGGGCTGGTGCTGAAGCTGCTCGGCCGGATCCCGCAGACGGGCGACGCCGCCGTCGTACCGCTGCCGGCGACGGGGGAGGACGACGACGAGCCGCTGCGGCGGGCGGTGCTGACCGTCGACCACATGGACGGCCTCCGCGTCGACCGGATCTCGATGCGGGTCGAGGAGGTCGAGACCGATGGGTGA
- a CDS encoding hemolysin family protein, protein MGDLGGVLLAVVLLAANAFFVGAEFALISARRSQIEPRAQAGSRLARITLAAMERVSEMMAGAQLGITICSLGLGAVGEPALAHLIEPVFHELHVPSEWLHPVAFVIAMTIVVFLHVVLGEMVPKNIAIAGPDRAALILGPPMLGIVTVLRPVIATINAIANGILRLLRIEPKDEVGSTYTREEVAALVEESHGEGLLAEDEYDRLSGALGFTEKTVGEVTMRPDTLATVVRGSTGADVEALCAATGFSRFPVVSGADEHGELLGYLHIKDVLEPDEERRERPVADRWIRPFATVAESALLHDALEVLQRRGAHMARVVDPAGTTLGVAALEDVIEELVGEIRDAAHSEESSS, encoded by the coding sequence ATGGGTGACCTCGGCGGCGTGCTGCTCGCGGTGGTCCTGCTGGCCGCCAACGCCTTCTTCGTGGGTGCGGAGTTCGCGCTGATCTCGGCCCGGCGCAGCCAGATCGAGCCGCGCGCCCAGGCCGGGTCGCGGCTGGCCCGGATCACGCTCGCCGCGATGGAGCGGGTCTCGGAGATGATGGCGGGCGCCCAGCTCGGCATCACCATCTGCTCGCTGGGCCTCGGCGCCGTCGGCGAGCCGGCGCTCGCGCACCTCATCGAGCCGGTGTTCCACGAGCTGCACGTGCCCTCCGAGTGGCTGCACCCGGTCGCCTTCGTGATCGCGATGACGATCGTGGTCTTCCTCCACGTCGTCCTCGGCGAGATGGTGCCCAAGAACATCGCCATCGCCGGGCCCGACCGCGCCGCGCTCATCCTCGGGCCCCCGATGCTCGGCATCGTCACCGTGCTCCGGCCGGTCATCGCGACCATCAACGCCATCGCCAACGGCATCCTGCGGCTGCTGCGGATCGAGCCCAAGGACGAGGTCGGCAGCACCTACACCCGCGAGGAGGTCGCCGCGCTGGTCGAGGAGTCCCACGGCGAGGGGCTGCTGGCCGAGGACGAGTACGACCGGCTCTCGGGCGCGCTCGGGTTCACCGAGAAGACCGTCGGCGAGGTGACCATGCGGCCCGACACGCTCGCGACCGTCGTCCGCGGATCCACCGGCGCCGACGTCGAGGCGCTGTGCGCGGCGACCGGGTTCAGCCGGTTCCCCGTCGTGTCGGGCGCCGACGAGCACGGCGAGCTGCTCGGCTACCTCCACATCAAGGACGTCCTCGAGCCCGACGAGGAGCGCCGCGAGCGGCCCGTCGCCGACCGGTGGATCCGGCCGTTCGCCACGGTCGCCGAGAGCGCCCTCCTGCACGACGCGCTCGAGGTCCTCCAGCGGCGCGGCGCCCACATGGCCCGCGTGGTCGACCCGGCCGGTACGACGCTCGGCGTCGCCGCGCTCGAGGACGTCATCGAGGAGCTGGTCGGCGAGATCCGCGACGCGGCCCACTCCGAGGAGTCATCATCGTGA
- a CDS encoding CDP-alcohol phosphatidyltransferase family protein produces MTVWTLPNLISFLRLLGVPLFLWLVLGPEADLLALAVLMVSGISDFLDGWLARKLDQTSELGQLLDPVADRLYILAVVVGLALRDIIPWWVALCLPLRDLLLWGLVPLLRTRGYSALPVHFLGKAATFNLLYAFPLLLLGDGEGTIATLAQVFGWAFALWGIGLYWWAGVLYAWQVRKLLATTERPTHA; encoded by the coding sequence GTGACCGTGTGGACGTTGCCCAACCTGATCAGCTTCCTGCGGCTGCTCGGCGTCCCGCTCTTCCTGTGGCTGGTGCTCGGCCCGGAGGCCGACCTGCTCGCCCTCGCCGTGCTCATGGTCTCGGGGATCAGCGACTTCCTCGACGGCTGGCTGGCCCGCAAGCTCGACCAGACCTCCGAGCTCGGGCAGCTGCTCGACCCGGTCGCCGACCGCCTCTACATCCTGGCGGTCGTCGTCGGGCTCGCCCTGCGCGACATCATCCCGTGGTGGGTCGCCCTGTGCCTGCCGCTGCGCGACCTGCTCCTGTGGGGCCTGGTCCCGCTGCTGCGCACCCGCGGCTACAGCGCGCTGCCGGTCCACTTCCTCGGCAAGGCGGCCACCTTCAACCTCCTCTACGCCTTCCCGCTGCTGCTGCTCGGCGACGGCGAGGGCACGATCGCGACCCTGGCCCAGGTCTTCGGCTGGGCGTTCGCGCTGTGGGGGATCGGCCTCTACTGGTGGGCGGGCGTCCTCTACGCCTGGCAGGTCCGCAAGCTGCTGGCCACGACCGAGCGGCCCACCCATGCCTGA
- a CDS encoding DUF881 domain-containing protein, with amino-acid sequence MPESLDRARTPLLTLITQEALDRDYQVAASRPAGAGEARSRRGYHVAVVVVVGLFAMLVTVAGVQTSQNADADDASRAGLIERIESRRATVRRLQDDLAQLRSANAAAEDQLRSLGRRYADRQDRRAQLGALTGFEPVTGAGVRVTVDNPSYAGASEQVRDSDLALLVDGLWDAGAEAISINGQRLNPRGGIRNVGEAIEVNGVGVAPPYTVLAIGDGRTLASAFVETRSGLRFLQLAGQYGFEHDMENVDDLHLPAAPGALRQLRSAEYKQEKSKSRGGEVP; translated from the coding sequence ATGCCTGAGAGCCTCGACCGCGCCCGCACGCCGCTGCTGACCCTGATCACCCAGGAGGCGCTCGACCGCGACTACCAGGTCGCGGCGTCCCGCCCGGCCGGCGCCGGTGAGGCCCGGTCGCGGCGCGGCTACCACGTCGCGGTGGTGGTCGTCGTCGGCCTGTTCGCGATGCTGGTGACCGTCGCCGGCGTGCAGACCTCGCAGAACGCCGACGCCGACGACGCCAGCCGGGCCGGCCTGATCGAGCGGATCGAGTCCCGCCGCGCCACGGTGCGCCGGCTCCAGGACGACCTCGCCCAGCTGCGCTCGGCCAACGCCGCGGCCGAGGACCAGCTCCGCTCCCTCGGCCGGAGGTACGCCGACCGGCAGGACCGCCGCGCCCAGCTCGGCGCCCTCACCGGGTTCGAGCCGGTGACCGGCGCCGGGGTCCGGGTCACGGTCGACAACCCGTCGTACGCCGGGGCGAGCGAGCAGGTCCGCGACTCCGACCTCGCGCTGCTCGTCGACGGCCTGTGGGACGCCGGGGCCGAGGCGATCTCGATCAACGGGCAGCGGCTCAACCCCCGCGGCGGCATCCGCAACGTCGGCGAGGCGATCGAGGTCAACGGCGTCGGCGTGGCGCCGCCGTACACGGTGCTCGCCATCGGCGACGGCCGCACGCTCGCGTCGGCGTTCGTCGAGACCCGCAGCGGTCTGCGCTTCCTCCAGCTGGCAGGGCAGTACGGCTTCGAGCACGACATGGAGAATGTGGACGACCTCCACCTTCCTGCCGCGCCGGGCGCCCTGCGCCAGCTACGGTCGGCGGAGTACAAGCAGGAGAAGTCCAAGAGCCGTGGAGGTGAGGTGCCGTGA
- a CDS encoding small basic family protein, which yields MIAVLGLVVGVVLGLVFQPDVPGSVEPYLPIAVVAALDAVFGALRAYLDGIFDDKVFVVSFLSNVVIAAGIVYLGDRLGVGGQLSTGVIVVLGIRIFTNVAAIRRHIFHA from the coding sequence GTGATCGCGGTGCTCGGACTGGTCGTGGGCGTGGTCCTCGGCCTCGTGTTCCAGCCCGACGTCCCGGGCTCGGTCGAGCCCTACCTCCCGATCGCGGTCGTCGCGGCGCTCGACGCGGTCTTCGGCGCGCTGCGCGCCTATCTCGACGGGATCTTCGACGACAAGGTGTTCGTCGTGTCCTTCCTGAGCAATGTGGTGATCGCGGCCGGCATCGTCTACCTCGGCGACCGCCTCGGCGTCGGCGGCCAGCTGTCGACCGGCGTCATCGTCGTGCTCGGGATCCGGATCTTCACCAATGT